In the genome of Variibacter gotjawalensis, one region contains:
- a CDS encoding class I adenylate-forming enzyme family protein: protein MSAEPALASETASLLPPGWPVISLGDAQSRLTGPGAPFEIGEAIVHGVKVRTWKNAHPTIRELVAHARANFGERPYVVLEDERATFEATIRAALGVAAFLQERGVRKGDRVAIAMRNLPEYPAVLLGTVLIGAISVALNAWWTGPELEYGLTDSGSKVLFVDGERLERIAAHVDNCPALETICVTRDAPGLGGERVVHFESVVGRIKDWHTLPDRPLPDVALDPEDPATILYTSGTTGHPKGAVGSHRNAMTCTAGQAFSATRNFLRRGEAVPAPDPNAPQRVTLLGIPFFHTTGTHAVLLPSLNVGARIVLMRRWDTEQAMQLIERERVTSAGGVPTLAWQLVEHPSRTNYDLSSLESMAYGGAPAASDLVRRIKAVFPQAAPSVGWGMTETTSTFTSQSAEEYINRPESSGPAWPVCDMKVIDDDWNTLPHGVVGELVVAGPNVIAEYWNKPEATAATIRDGWLKTGDLARMDEEGFVYIVDRKKDMLIRGGENIYCVEVEDALCKHPAVVDAAVVGIPHRTLGEEPGAVVTLGPDAHVSEQELKAFASQHIAAFKVPVRIVFSPTMLPRNANGKILKRDLKAMFV, encoded by the coding sequence ATGAGCGCCGAGCCGGCACTCGCCTCAGAGACCGCATCGTTGTTACCGCCGGGCTGGCCCGTAATCTCTCTCGGCGACGCACAGTCGCGGCTGACCGGGCCGGGCGCTCCGTTCGAAATCGGCGAGGCGATCGTGCACGGCGTGAAAGTCCGTACTTGGAAGAACGCGCATCCGACTATTCGCGAACTCGTCGCGCATGCGCGCGCGAATTTCGGCGAGCGCCCTTACGTCGTGCTGGAGGACGAGCGCGCGACTTTCGAGGCGACGATCCGCGCAGCGCTCGGCGTCGCGGCGTTTCTTCAGGAACGTGGTGTGCGCAAGGGCGACCGTGTCGCGATCGCGATGCGCAATCTGCCGGAATATCCAGCGGTGCTGCTCGGCACTGTGCTGATCGGTGCGATCTCGGTCGCGCTCAATGCGTGGTGGACGGGGCCGGAACTCGAATACGGACTGACCGACTCCGGATCGAAGGTTTTGTTCGTCGACGGCGAGCGGCTCGAGCGCATCGCGGCGCATGTCGATAATTGCCCGGCGCTGGAGACGATCTGCGTCACGCGTGATGCGCCTGGGCTCGGCGGCGAGCGCGTCGTGCATTTCGAGAGCGTGGTCGGCCGCATCAAGGATTGGCACACGCTGCCGGACCGGCCGTTGCCGGATGTCGCACTCGATCCGGAAGATCCGGCGACGATCCTCTACACGTCCGGCACGACCGGCCACCCGAAAGGCGCGGTGGGCTCGCACCGGAACGCGATGACCTGCACGGCGGGACAGGCGTTCAGCGCGACGCGGAATTTCCTGCGGCGTGGCGAGGCCGTGCCGGCGCCGGATCCGAATGCGCCGCAGCGGGTGACGCTGCTCGGCATCCCGTTCTTTCACACGACCGGCACGCATGCGGTGCTGCTGCCGTCGCTGAATGTCGGCGCGCGCATCGTACTGATGCGGCGGTGGGATACCGAACAGGCGATGCAGCTGATCGAGCGCGAGCGCGTCACCAGCGCGGGCGGCGTGCCGACGCTGGCGTGGCAACTCGTCGAGCATCCGAGCCGGACGAATTACGACCTTTCGTCTTTGGAATCGATGGCGTATGGCGGCGCACCGGCAGCGTCCGATCTCGTGCGGCGCATCAAGGCCGTGTTTCCGCAAGCCGCGCCGAGCGTCGGCTGGGGCATGACGGAGACGACGTCGACATTCACGAGCCAATCCGCCGAGGAATACATCAACCGGCCGGAGAGCTCGGGGCCGGCGTGGCCGGTGTGCGACATGAAGGTGATCGACGACGATTGGAACACGCTGCCGCACGGCGTCGTCGGCGAACTCGTCGTCGCGGGGCCGAACGTCATCGCGGAATACTGGAATAAGCCGGAGGCGACCGCCGCGACGATCCGTGACGGTTGGCTAAAGACCGGCGATCTCGCGCGCATGGACGAAGAGGGGTTCGTCTACATTGTCGATCGCAAGAAGGACATGCTGATCCGCGGCGGCGAGAATATCTACTGCGTCGAAGTCGAGGATGCTTTGTGCAAGCATCCGGCGGTGGTCGATGCGGCGGTGGTCGGTATTCCGCATCGCACGCTCGGCGAGGAGCCGGGTGCGGTGGTGACGCTCGGGCCGGATGCGCATGTGTCGGAGCAGGAGCTGAAGGCATTCGCGTCGCAGCATATCGCGGCGTTCAAGGTGCCGGTGCGCATCGTGTTCTCGCCAACGATGTTGCCGCGCAATGCGAACGGGAAGATTTTGAAGCGCGATCTCAAGGCGATGTTCGTCTGA
- a CDS encoding MaoC family dehydratase, which produces MRIDAKDLPTLVGKDLGTTNWVSIDQELINRFADVTNDHQWIHVDVDRAKREYGGTTIAHGFLTLSLMSAMSYELLQIDGIKNGINYGFDKLRFTGAVPPDSRVRMKAKMLSVEAKDNSYRFKRECFVELEGHEKPVIVAEWITMVYV; this is translated from the coding sequence ATGCGAATAGACGCAAAAGATTTGCCGACGCTCGTCGGAAAAGATCTAGGCACGACGAACTGGGTTTCGATCGACCAGGAATTGATCAACCGCTTTGCCGACGTCACCAACGATCATCAATGGATTCATGTCGACGTCGACCGCGCGAAGCGCGAATACGGCGGCACCACCATCGCGCACGGCTTTCTCACGCTCTCGCTGATGTCGGCGATGTCGTACGAGCTCCTGCAGATCGACGGAATCAAGAACGGCATCAACTACGGCTTCGACAAGCTGCGCTTCACCGGCGCGGTGCCACCGGACAGCCGCGTCCGCATGAAAGCGAAGATGTTGTCGGTCGAGGCGAAGGATAATAGCTATCGCTTTAAGCGCGAATGCTTTGTCGAACTCGAAGGCCACGAGAAACCCGTGATCGTCGCTGAGTGGATCACGATGGTTTACGTTTAA
- a CDS encoding acyl-CoA dehydrogenase family protein — MDFTISERQKHWRDRVIAFMDKHVYPAVDTYNQQMDVGPAERWQVVPVLEELKKKAKAEGLWNLFLPPNKEHDTDEWHGAGLTNLDYALCSEQMGRVLFGSEVFNCSAPDTGNMEVFHRYGTQKQKEQWLRPLMNGEIRSAFLMTEPAVASSDATNIETSIKRDGDHYVVNGRKWWSSGVGDPRCKIAIVMGKSDPDNADRHKQQSQILVPLDTPGVKVVRMLPVFGFDDAPHGHAEVILDNVRVPTENLLLGEGRGFEIAQGRLGPGRIHHCMRTIGAAEAALEKMVKRLQSRVAFGKRISEQSVWEQRIGEARADIEMTRLLCLKAADMMDKVGNKGAQLEIAMIKVAGPRMALRIIDDAIQAHGAGGVTTDFGLAKSYAHIRTLRLADGPDEVHNRAIARLEFRKYSNRSH, encoded by the coding sequence ATGGATTTCACAATTTCGGAACGCCAGAAGCATTGGCGTGATCGCGTCATCGCGTTCATGGACAAGCATGTTTACCCGGCTGTCGATACGTATAATCAGCAGATGGACGTTGGTCCGGCCGAGCGCTGGCAAGTCGTTCCGGTTCTCGAGGAATTGAAGAAGAAGGCGAAGGCCGAAGGTCTGTGGAACCTCTTCCTGCCGCCGAACAAAGAGCACGACACTGACGAGTGGCACGGCGCAGGCCTCACTAACCTCGACTACGCCCTCTGCTCCGAGCAGATGGGCCGCGTGTTGTTCGGTTCGGAAGTTTTCAACTGCTCGGCGCCCGACACCGGCAACATGGAAGTCTTCCATCGCTACGGGACGCAGAAACAGAAGGAGCAGTGGCTCCGTCCGCTGATGAACGGCGAAATTCGCTCGGCCTTCTTGATGACCGAGCCGGCGGTTGCGTCTTCGGACGCGACCAACATCGAGACGTCGATCAAGCGTGATGGCGATCATTACGTCGTCAACGGCCGCAAGTGGTGGTCGTCCGGCGTCGGCGACCCGCGCTGCAAGATCGCGATCGTCATGGGCAAGAGCGATCCGGATAATGCGGATCGTCACAAGCAGCAGTCGCAGATCCTCGTGCCGCTCGATACGCCGGGCGTCAAAGTTGTGCGCATGCTGCCGGTGTTCGGCTTCGACGATGCGCCGCACGGCCACGCCGAAGTGATCCTCGATAACGTGCGCGTGCCGACCGAAAATCTGTTGCTTGGCGAAGGCCGCGGCTTCGAGATCGCGCAGGGCCGCCTCGGCCCGGGCCGCATCCATCACTGCATGCGCACGATCGGCGCGGCGGAAGCAGCGCTTGAGAAGATGGTCAAGCGTCTGCAGTCGCGTGTCGCATTCGGCAAGCGCATTTCCGAACAATCGGTGTGGGAGCAGCGCATCGGCGAAGCTCGCGCCGATATCGAGATGACGCGCCTTCTGTGCCTCAAGGCCGCCGACATGATGGACAAGGTCGGCAACAAGGGCGCGCAGCTCGAGATCGCGATGATCAAGGTCGCGGGCCCGCGCATGGCGCTCCGCATCATCGACGATGCGATCCAAGCGCATGGCGCAGGTGGCGTCACGACGGACTTCGGTCTGGCGAAGTCCTACGCGCATATCCGCACGCTGCGTCTCGCCGACGGTCCGGACGAAGTGCATAATCGCGCGATTGCACGGCTCGAGTTCCGTAAGTACTCGAACCGGTCGCATTAA
- a CDS encoding multidrug effflux MFS transporter yields MSPTRTAVICALFVAIGPMSLALYTPALPALVPVFGTTASVMKLTVTIYFLGFAVALLVAGPFSDAFGRRPVLLVFFTVYLAGSLVAALSPSVEWLLLGRVLQGIGAAAGVTAARALVRDLYTGEEAARIMNLVGLMVGIAPAASPTLGGILLHFGWHAIFGAMVAYGLMVVVLAYFMPETHTHPDRTHVLPRNMVAHYLALISDRGFLHSGLLTSMIQGGLYTMPALMPFALIERVGLTPLQYGFAMAGGAGCFMLGAFITGRLLRRFDALKLIHVGVVLVFIAGLAFAIGLRLGPPTFWTVWAPSALWTFGLTFVMPGSTMRALSGFPGIAGSASALLGFLQFGGGLLASAIAALVIGDAMTGLMTLLPIMALLAAIIHWALNPPPVDPRIPQNRIDDIKSRI; encoded by the coding sequence ATGTCTCCAACCCGCACCGCGGTCATCTGCGCGCTGTTCGTCGCCATCGGGCCGATGAGTTTGGCCCTCTACACGCCGGCATTGCCCGCTCTGGTGCCGGTGTTCGGTACGACCGCGTCCGTCATGAAGCTGACCGTGACGATCTATTTTCTCGGTTTTGCGGTCGCGCTGCTGGTTGCAGGGCCGTTTTCGGACGCTTTTGGGCGCCGGCCGGTGCTTTTGGTTTTTTTCACGGTCTATCTCGCAGGCAGCCTGGTCGCGGCGCTGTCGCCGTCCGTCGAATGGCTGCTCCTCGGCCGCGTGCTGCAGGGAATAGGGGCGGCTGCGGGCGTTACGGCGGCGCGGGCATTGGTGCGCGATCTCTATACGGGCGAGGAAGCCGCGCGAATCATGAATCTGGTCGGCCTCATGGTCGGCATTGCTCCAGCGGCCTCACCGACGCTCGGCGGTATTCTGCTTCACTTCGGCTGGCACGCGATCTTCGGCGCGATGGTGGCCTATGGCCTGATGGTCGTCGTCCTCGCCTATTTCATGCCGGAGACGCATACGCATCCGGACCGAACGCATGTGCTGCCGCGCAATATGGTGGCGCATTATCTGGCGCTGATCAGCGACCGCGGCTTTCTGCATTCCGGATTGCTGACGTCGATGATCCAGGGCGGGCTCTACACAATGCCGGCGCTGATGCCGTTCGCGCTGATCGAGCGGGTCGGGCTGACGCCGCTCCAGTATGGGTTTGCGATGGCGGGCGGCGCCGGTTGCTTCATGCTCGGGGCGTTCATCACGGGGCGGCTGCTGCGAAGATTCGACGCGCTGAAGCTGATCCATGTCGGGGTCGTGCTGGTCTTCATCGCGGGCCTCGCCTTCGCGATCGGCCTGCGGCTCGGGCCGCCGACCTTCTGGACCGTGTGGGCCCCCTCCGCCTTGTGGACTTTCGGGCTCACCTTCGTGATGCCGGGGTCGACAATGCGGGCGCTCTCGGGATTTCCCGGCATTGCGGGGTCGGCATCGGCGCTGCTCGGATTTCTGCAGTTCGGCGGCGGCTTGCTGGCGTCGGCGATTGCCGCGTTGGTCATCGGCGATGCAATGACCGGCTTGATGACGCTGCTGCCGATCATGGCGCTGCTCGCGGCGATCATCCACTGGGCGCTCAATCCACCTCCGGTTGACCCGCGTATTCCGCAGAACCGAATTGACGACATAAAAAGTAGAATTTGA
- a CDS encoding L,D-transpeptidase, protein MKLRTLSALGALLLALAVSGEASAQQYRVAQDAYRGGPTVEDDEDYPGASRGTYGRPVPRASVGQYEEERVYQPRRDQGYTGSVPPQEAYRQPLPAPGEPAQGGYAQQPPQGAYATPAQRPYDAPPPRGYENQASRPYDGRPYDGRQYEEPPQQYGRPQEYGRPQERAYEPAPGRPAPPVDLSARQPGPPGAQQPRDPRDPSARREQGPRDAAPTQAEVEAVQNGKIEDMDPRFRRRVVDYRTKEPAGTLIVDTTNTYLYLVMGDGKAMRYGIGVGREGFTWAGRQKISRMKEWPDWYPPAEMIERQPYLPRWMAGGPSNPMGARALYLGNTLYRIHGTNDPTTIGKFVSSGCIRLFNADVEDLYSRVQTGTNVVVLKKEGGIPTQLSPERLPGQPDDQAAAPPPRPRSGVQAAR, encoded by the coding sequence ATGAAATTGCGTACTCTTTCGGCTCTCGGCGCATTGTTGCTGGCCTTGGCGGTCAGCGGCGAGGCGAGCGCGCAGCAATATCGCGTCGCGCAGGACGCCTATCGTGGTGGTCCAACCGTCGAAGACGATGAGGATTACCCCGGCGCATCGCGCGGCACCTATGGCCGCCCGGTTCCCCGCGCCTCCGTTGGCCAATACGAAGAAGAGCGCGTCTACCAGCCGCGCCGTGATCAAGGCTACACCGGCTCGGTCCCGCCGCAGGAAGCTTACCGCCAGCCGCTGCCGGCGCCGGGCGAGCCCGCACAGGGCGGTTATGCGCAACAGCCGCCGCAGGGCGCTTACGCAACCCCGGCTCAGCGTCCCTACGATGCTCCGCCGCCGCGTGGCTACGAAAATCAGGCCTCGCGCCCGTACGATGGCCGTCCGTATGACGGCCGCCAGTACGAAGAGCCGCCGCAGCAATACGGTCGTCCGCAAGAATACGGCCGCCCACAAGAGCGCGCTTACGAGCCGGCTCCGGGTCGTCCGGCCCCGCCGGTCGATCTCTCCGCTCGTCAGCCGGGTCCTCCGGGTGCGCAGCAGCCGCGTGACCCGCGCGATCCGTCCGCCCGCCGCGAGCAAGGCCCGCGCGATGCCGCACCGACGCAGGCCGAAGTCGAAGCCGTGCAGAACGGCAAGATCGAGGACATGGATCCGCGCTTCCGCCGCCGTGTCGTCGACTACCGCACGAAAGAGCCGGCCGGCACGCTGATCGTCGACACCACCAACACCTACCTCTATCTCGTGATGGGTGACGGCAAGGCGATGCGTTATGGCATCGGCGTCGGCCGCGAAGGCTTCACGTGGGCCGGCCGTCAGAAGATCAGCCGCATGAAGGAATGGCCGGATTGGTATCCGCCGGCCGAAATGATCGAGCGCCAGCCGTATCTGCCGCGCTGGATGGCCGGTGGCCCGTCCAACCCGATGGGCGCTCGCGCGCTCTATCTCGGCAACACGCTGTACCGTATCCACGGCACTAACGATCCGACGACGATCGGCAAGTTCGTGTCTTCGGGCTGTATCCGCCTCTTCAACGCGGACGTCGAAGACCTCTACAGCCGCGTCCAGACGGGCACCAACGTCGTCGTCCTGAAGAAGGAAGGCGGCATCCCGACCCAGCTCTCGCCGGAGCGTTTGCCGGGTCAGCCGGACGATCAGGCCGCGGCTCCGCCGCCGCGCCCGCGTTCGGGTGTTCAAGCCGCCCGCTGA
- a CDS encoding pyridoxal-phosphate-dependent aminotransferase family protein, whose translation MKIAEELNPLPRLLMGPGPINVDPRVLRAMSMPLLGQFDPQFTAYMNDTMGLVREIFQTKNHWAFLVNGTARAGIEAALVSLIEPGDRVLVPIFGRFGHLLHEIAARCGAEVTTLETEWGTVFDPSVIEDAIKKHKPKLVACVHGDTSTTMAQPLAEIGAACRRHDVLLYVDATATLGGVDFPVDRWQIDIATAGLQKCLSGPPGSAPITFNERAERAILNRKHVEAGIRPAGYVAPNGQRIASNYFDLAMLMDYWSEARLNHHTESATMLYGARECARIVLQEGLASVFARHTQASAAMVAGLQAMNLKLFGDLKHKMQNVTGIYIPDGVDGEAVRSSMLDDFGIEIGSSFGPLKGRIWRIGTMGYNCRKQNVLITLGALEVVLRRAGFNCRAGAGVDAAFAAYEATPARTAIAS comes from the coding sequence ATGAAGATCGCCGAAGAACTCAACCCGCTGCCGCGCCTCCTGATGGGCCCAGGCCCGATCAACGTTGATCCGCGCGTGCTGCGCGCGATGTCGATGCCGCTGCTCGGCCAGTTCGATCCGCAATTCACCGCCTACATGAACGACACGATGGGGCTGGTGCGCGAGATCTTCCAGACCAAGAACCACTGGGCGTTCCTCGTGAACGGCACGGCGCGCGCCGGCATCGAGGCTGCGCTTGTCTCGCTGATCGAGCCAGGCGACCGCGTGCTGGTGCCGATCTTCGGCCGCTTCGGTCATCTGCTGCACGAGATCGCGGCGCGTTGCGGCGCCGAAGTCACGACGCTCGAGACCGAATGGGGCACCGTCTTCGATCCGTCAGTCATCGAGGACGCGATCAAGAAGCACAAGCCGAAGCTCGTCGCCTGCGTGCACGGCGACACCTCGACGACGATGGCGCAGCCGCTCGCCGAGATCGGCGCCGCCTGCCGCCGCCACGACGTGCTGCTCTACGTCGACGCGACCGCGACACTCGGCGGCGTCGATTTCCCGGTCGACCGTTGGCAGATCGACATCGCGACCGCGGGCCTGCAAAAATGTCTCTCCGGTCCGCCCGGCTCCGCCCCGATCACGTTCAACGAACGCGCCGAGCGCGCGATCCTCAATCGCAAACACGTCGAAGCCGGCATTCGTCCGGCCGGATACGTCGCACCGAATGGCCAGCGCATCGCGTCGAACTATTTCGATCTCGCGATGCTGATGGATTACTGGAGCGAAGCGCGCCTCAACCACCACACCGAATCCGCGACGATGCTGTACGGCGCCCGCGAATGCGCGCGCATCGTGCTGCAGGAAGGCCTCGCATCCGTCTTCGCGCGCCACACGCAGGCGAGCGCCGCGATGGTCGCCGGCCTGCAGGCGATGAACCTCAAATTATTCGGCGACCTGAAGCACAAGATGCAGAACGTCACCGGCATCTATATTCCGGACGGTGTCGACGGCGAAGCCGTGCGCTCCTCGATGCTCGACGATTTCGGCATCGAGATTGGCTCGTCCTTCGGTCCGCTCAAGGGCCGCATCTGGCGCATCGGCACGATGGGCTACAATTGCCGCAAACAGAATGTGCTGATCACGCTCGGCGCGCTCGAAGTCGTGCTGCGCCGCGCCGGCTTCAATTGCCGCGCCGGCGCCGGTGTGGACGCAGCCTTCGCAGCGTATGAGGCAACCCCCGCCCGCACCGCCATCGCTTCGTGA